The genomic interval TCAAAGAATAAGGAGGAGTTGTTATGGAGAGCCAACTCGTTAAATGGGAAGTGAAAGATCGTATTGGCACCATCACTCTCAACCGTCAGGAAAAACGGAATGCCATCAACGGAGAAATCCTGGAAGGAATCCAGAAAGCTTTTTCCGAACTCAGCCTTGACCTTGAAGCCCGAATTATTTTATTGCAAGGTGCAGGAACGGCTTTCTCTGCCGGCATCGACTTTAACTACCTGGCCACCGTGGCCCGAGACGATGGGAGAGCCCCGGGAATTCGCTTACGGGAAGGCATTGATGCCATCCATTCTATTCTTAACAAGATCGAACGCATCGAGAAACCCGTAGTGGCCAAGATACATGGTTTCTGCGGCGGCCTTGGTCTGGAACTGGCTTTGACGGCTGACTTTCGCCTCGCCGGCGAGAACGCCACCTTGGGGGTACCCGAAATCATCCTGGGTTTAATTCCGGATTGCGGCGGTACGACGCGCTTGACGCGCATGCTCGGCCCGGTATGGGCCAAGGAAATGATAATGACCGGGGATATGCTTCCGGCTAAACGAGCTTACGAGATCGGCCTGGTTAACCAGATATTCCCCGAAGCAACCCTGGAAGAAAAAACCAGAGCCTTTCTCGATAAGCTGCTGCAAAGACCTTCCCTGGCACTCGGCCTGGCCAAGCGGGCAATTGACTGGGGGGCGGGCCTTGACAAAATGGCCCATATGGAAATCGAGGCTTACGTCCAGAGCCTTTTGATCACGGCCAAGGATTTTCCCGAGACCTTGCAAAAGGGGTTGGCCACCTTGTTGAAGAGGAAATAAAGTTTCGAGT from Deltaproteobacteria bacterium carries:
- a CDS encoding enoyl-CoA hydratase/isomerase family protein — its product is MESQLVKWEVKDRIGTITLNRQEKRNAINGEILEGIQKAFSELSLDLEARIILLQGAGTAFSAGIDFNYLATVARDDGRAPGIRLREGIDAIHSILNKIERIEKPVVAKIHGFCGGLGLELALTADFRLAGENATLGVPEIILGLIPDCGGTTRLTRMLGPVWAKEMIMTGDMLPAKRAYEIGLVNQIFPEATLEEKTRAFLDKLLQRPSLALGLAKRAIDWGAGLDKMAHMEIEAYVQSLLITAKDFPETLQKGLATLLKRK